In Actinomycetota bacterium, a genomic segment contains:
- a CDS encoding DUF192 domain-containing protein, whose protein sequence is MYLTDPDNPRIAVEVFKPVGLFGHARGLLGRVEVGRGRGFLLRAKQIHTIGMVFPIDVIHINRKGEVIRLRTQHPGRIGRFVVAARWVLEMDAGEAERLGIRKGTRLVFQP, encoded by the coding sequence TTGTATCTGACCGACCCGGATAATCCGCGCATCGCCGTGGAGGTCTTCAAGCCGGTAGGGCTCTTCGGGCACGCCCGCGGGCTGCTGGGCCGCGTGGAGGTGGGCCGGGGACGGGGGTTCCTGCTTCGGGCCAAGCAGATCCACACGATCGGGATGGTGTTTCCCATCGACGTGATCCACATCAACCGCAAGGGAGAGGTGATCCGGCTGAGGACCCAGCACCCGGGAAGGATCGGACGGTTCGTGGTGGCCGCCAGGTGGGTACTGGAGATGGACGCCGGAGAGGCCGAGAGGCTCGGCATCCGGAAGGGCACCAGGCTGGTGTTCCAACCGTGA